From the Teredinibacter turnerae T7901 genome, one window contains:
- the mnmG gene encoding tRNA uridine-5-carboxymethylaminomethyl(34) synthesis enzyme MnmG, which translates to MIFPDKFDVIVIGGGHAGTEACLAAARMGCKTLLLSHNIETLGQMSCNPAIGGIGKSHLVKEIDALGGAMAKATDKGGIQFRVLNNRKGPAVRATRAQADRVLYKAAVREILENQPNLTIFQQAADDLVVEGETVRGVVTQMGVTFLAPTVVLTAGTFLGGRIHIGLENHSGGRAGDPPSIALADRLRELPLRVDRLKTGTPPRIDARSVNFDGLDEQWGDKPTPVMSFLGSQDDHPRQTCCWVTHTNERTHDIIRSGFDRSPMFTGVIEGVGPRYCPSIEDKVNRFADKNSHQIFIEPEGLTTHELYPNGISTSLPFDIQLALVRSIKGFENAHIVRPGYAIEYDFFNPQDLQYSLETKVISGLFFAGQINGTTGYEEAGAQGLLAGANAALKAQGKEPWCPERDQAYMGVLVDDLITMGTREPYRMFTSRAEYRLLLREDNADLRLTEKGRELGLVDDIRWAAFCEKREQIEQETQRMRSTWVQANSAEALQLADKLTAPLNREYSLLDLLKRPELTYADLGHLKGEAVANVQVAEQVEITAKYAGYIDRQQDEIARLRQHENTPIPASFDYDSVEGLSNELKQKLNEARPDNIARASRIPGITPAAISLLVIYLKKRGMLRKVAAES; encoded by the coding sequence ATGATTTTTCCTGACAAATTTGACGTTATTGTGATTGGCGGTGGCCATGCAGGCACTGAAGCCTGTCTGGCGGCAGCACGTATGGGTTGCAAAACCTTACTTTTGAGTCACAACATAGAAACGCTGGGCCAAATGAGCTGTAACCCGGCTATAGGTGGTATCGGTAAAAGTCATCTGGTGAAGGAAATCGACGCGCTTGGCGGTGCAATGGCTAAGGCGACCGACAAAGGCGGTATTCAGTTTCGCGTGTTGAACAACCGCAAAGGCCCTGCCGTGCGTGCAACGCGCGCCCAGGCAGACCGTGTGTTGTACAAAGCCGCGGTGCGGGAAATCCTCGAGAACCAGCCCAACCTCACTATTTTTCAGCAGGCGGCAGACGATTTAGTGGTCGAGGGTGAAACAGTGCGCGGTGTGGTGACGCAAATGGGCGTGACCTTCCTGGCGCCGACCGTGGTGCTCACCGCAGGTACATTTTTAGGTGGGCGGATTCATATTGGCCTGGAAAACCATTCCGGCGGACGTGCCGGAGATCCGCCCTCAATCGCGCTGGCGGATCGTTTACGTGAACTGCCATTGCGTGTCGACAGATTAAAAACCGGCACGCCACCGCGCATAGACGCCCGCTCAGTGAATTTTGACGGGCTGGATGAGCAATGGGGTGACAAGCCTACGCCGGTGATGTCATTTTTAGGCTCGCAAGACGATCACCCGCGCCAGACCTGCTGCTGGGTGACCCACACCAATGAGCGCACTCACGACATAATTCGCAGTGGGTTTGACCGCTCGCCGATGTTTACTGGCGTTATTGAGGGGGTCGGCCCGCGCTACTGCCCCAGCATCGAAGATAAGGTCAATCGCTTCGCCGATAAGAACAGCCACCAGATTTTTATTGAGCCCGAAGGCCTGACAACGCACGAGCTCTATCCCAACGGCATTTCCACCAGCCTTCCGTTCGATATTCAATTGGCTCTGGTGCGTTCGATTAAGGGATTTGAAAACGCCCATATTGTGCGCCCCGGCTATGCCATCGAGTACGACTTCTTTAATCCACAGGATCTGCAGTACAGCCTGGAAACTAAAGTGATTAGCGGTTTGTTTTTCGCAGGCCAGATCAACGGCACCACCGGTTACGAAGAAGCCGGTGCGCAAGGCTTGCTGGCGGGGGCCAACGCGGCGCTAAAAGCCCAGGGTAAAGAACCCTGGTGCCCGGAGCGGGATCAGGCCTACATGGGCGTACTGGTGGACGACTTGATTACCATGGGCACCCGAGAACCCTACCGGATGTTCACCAGTCGCGCGGAGTATCGCTTGCTGCTGCGTGAAGATAACGCCGATTTGCGCCTGACCGAAAAAGGCCGCGAACTGGGCCTGGTGGACGATATCCGCTGGGCGGCATTCTGTGAAAAACGTGAGCAGATCGAACAGGAGACCCAGCGCATGCGCAGCACCTGGGTGCAGGCGAACAGCGCAGAAGCGTTACAACTGGCGGACAAGCTTACCGCGCCGTTGAACCGGGAATATTCGCTGCTCGATCTGTTGAAACGCCCGGAACTGACCTATGCGGATCTTGGCCACCTCAAAGGGGAAGCGGTTGCCAATGTGCAGGTCGCAGAACAGGTGGAAATTACCGCGAAGTACGCAGGCTACATTGATCGTCAGCAAGACGAGATTGCACGCCTGCGCCAGCACGAAAACACGCCGATTCCCGCCAGCTTCGATTACGACTCGGTGGAAGGCCTGTCTAACGAGTTAAAACAGAAACTCAACGAAGCGCGGCCAGACAATATTGCGCGCGCGTCACGCATTCCCGGCATTACACCGGCGGCTATTTCGCTGTTGGTTATCTATTTGAAAAAACGCGGAATGTTGCGCAAGGTTGCTGCGGAAAGCT